A part of Planctomycetota bacterium genomic DNA contains:
- a CDS encoding cysteine synthase family protein, with the protein MSVMRAIGHTPLVELTNLNGKRPNVRILAKLEGNNPGGSVKDRPAYFMIKAAEESGELTRDKTILEPTSGNTGIALAMIGAAKGYRVKLCMPECVSTERQHVLQAFGAEVVLTCARERTDGAIRLAHRLLAEDPGRYYMPNQFDNPWNIRAHYETTGPEILEQTRGEVDVVVAGMGTTGTLMGISQFLREKKPSARVVGVEPPEGHCIQGLKNMNEAIRPKIYDAGMLHEVVSVDDGEAYETTRLLATREGIFAGMSSGAAVAAALNLAKTMKSGTIVAILPDRGDRYLSTTLFRSICAKCPP; encoded by the coding sequence GTGAGCGTCATGAGGGCCATCGGCCACACGCCGCTGGTGGAACTGACGAATCTGAACGGCAAGCGCCCGAACGTGCGCATCCTGGCGAAGCTCGAGGGCAACAACCCCGGCGGCTCGGTGAAGGACCGGCCTGCCTACTTCATGATCAAGGCTGCCGAGGAGTCGGGCGAGCTGACGCGCGACAAGACGATCCTCGAGCCGACCTCGGGCAACACGGGGATCGCGCTGGCGATGATCGGGGCCGCCAAGGGCTATCGCGTGAAGCTGTGCATGCCCGAGTGCGTGAGCACCGAACGCCAGCACGTGCTCCAGGCCTTCGGGGCCGAGGTGGTGCTCACGTGCGCCCGCGAGCGCACCGACGGCGCCATCCGCCTCGCCCACCGCCTGCTCGCCGAGGACCCCGGCCGCTACTACATGCCCAACCAGTTCGACAACCCGTGGAACATCCGCGCCCACTACGAGACCACCGGCCCCGAAATCCTCGAGCAGACGCGCGGCGAGGTGGACGTGGTGGTCGCGGGCATGGGCACCACGGGCACGCTGATGGGCATCAGCCAGTTCCTGCGCGAGAAGAAGCCGTCGGCCCGCGTCGTGGGCGTCGAGCCGCCCGAGGGCCATTGCATCCAGGGCCTCAAGAACATGAACGAGGCCATCCGCCCGAAGATCTACGACGCCGGAATGCTGCACGAGGTGGTGTCGGTGGACGACGGCGAGGCCTATGAGACCACGCGCCTGCTGGCCACGCGAGAGGGCATCTTCGCAGGAATGTCCAGCGGCGCGGCCGTGGCGGCGGCGCTCAACCTGGCCAAGACAATGAAGTCGGGCACCATCGTGGCGATCCTGCCCGACCGGGGCGACCGCTACCTCAGCACCACGCTCTTCCGCTCAATCTGCGCCAAGTGCCCGCCGTGA
- a CDS encoding 2Fe-2S iron-sulfur cluster binding domain-containing protein has protein sequence MGGAWFVLISTGVVAATCLVSAVILLIAERYLANYGPCTIDINQGARKLEVQGGKPLLATLMQQQIFIPSACGGRGTCAYCKVTITDGAPPVAPTELTLLTPEELKHSVRISCQVKVRNDLAIRIPEHLFLVKQFTGVVERIRDLTHDIKELRIRLVEPAAIEFRPGQYVQLEAPAYGDNPEPVYRAYSISSPPSDQGHIELIIRRVPNGICTTWVFTRLKEGDEVRLNGPYGEFRLTDSDAEMVWIAGGSGMAPFWSMARHMREHGIQRPCTYFFGAVAQRDLFLTDEFRDLEKALPRFRFVPALSGAENDGWSGEKGLITQVVERHLKDGAGKEGYLCGSSGMIDASVKVLKAKGIPEDRIFYDKFT, from the coding sequence ATGGGCGGAGCCTGGTTTGTCCTCATCTCCACCGGCGTTGTGGCGGCCACGTGCCTCGTTTCGGCGGTGATCCTGCTCATCGCCGAGCGGTATCTGGCGAACTACGGCCCGTGCACGATAGACATCAACCAGGGGGCCAGGAAGCTCGAGGTCCAGGGCGGCAAGCCGCTGCTGGCCACGCTGATGCAGCAGCAGATCTTCATCCCCTCGGCCTGCGGCGGGCGCGGCACATGCGCCTACTGCAAGGTGACGATCACCGACGGCGCGCCGCCCGTGGCGCCCACCGAACTCACGCTGCTCACGCCCGAGGAGCTCAAGCACAGCGTCCGCATCAGTTGCCAGGTGAAGGTGCGCAACGACCTCGCCATCCGCATCCCCGAGCACCTCTTCCTCGTCAAGCAGTTCACCGGCGTCGTCGAGCGGATCCGGGACCTGACGCATGACATCAAGGAGCTGCGCATCCGCCTCGTCGAGCCGGCCGCCATCGAGTTCAGGCCCGGCCAGTACGTGCAGCTCGAGGCGCCCGCCTACGGCGACAACCCCGAGCCCGTCTACCGCGCCTACAGCATCTCCAGCCCCCCGAGCGACCAGGGGCACATCGAGCTGATCATCCGCCGCGTGCCCAACGGCATCTGCACCACCTGGGTCTTCACGAGGCTCAAGGAGGGCGACGAGGTGCGGCTCAACGGCCCCTACGGCGAGTTCCGCCTCACCGACAGCGACGCCGAGATGGTGTGGATCGCCGGCGGCTCGGGCATGGCGCCCTTCTGGAGCATGGCCCGCCACATGCGCGAGCACGGCATCCAGCGCCCCTGCACCTACTTCTTCGGCGCCGTGGCGCAGCGCGACCTGTTCCTCACCGACGAGTTCCGCGACCTCGAGAAGGCGCTGCCCCGCTTCCGCTTCGTGCCCGCCCTCTCGGGCGCCGAGAACGACGGCTGGTCGGGCGAGAAGGGGCTGATCACTCAGGTGGTCGAGCGCCACCTGAAGGACGGCGCGGGCAAGGAGGGCTACCTGTGCGGCTCGAGCGGCATGATTGACGCCTCCGTCAAAGTGCTCAAGGCCAAAGGAATCCCCGAAGACCGCATCTTCTACGACAAGTTCACGTGA
- a CDS encoding Rnf-Nqr domain containing protein, translating into MTEHSAAHLLTILVSAALTDNILLTRFLGMCSFLAISRQMKASVGLGLAVTFVTTLTCGINAALYVGVLKPYGLESLQLILFIVVIAAFVQFLEMLIERVSLGLYYALGIFLPLITVNCAVLGAALFMTNRNYGVAEGLVFGFGSGFGWMLAIVLMAGIRERLKNAQIPAALEGPGITLIIAGIIALGFVGFSGMVQP; encoded by the coding sequence GTGACCGAACACTCCGCCGCGCACCTCCTCACCATCCTGGTCTCCGCCGCGCTGACCGACAACATCCTCCTCACGCGCTTCCTGGGCATGTGCTCGTTCCTCGCCATCAGCCGCCAGATGAAGGCCTCGGTGGGCCTGGGCCTCGCCGTCACCTTCGTCACCACGCTCACCTGCGGCATCAACGCGGCGCTCTACGTGGGGGTGCTCAAGCCCTACGGCCTCGAGAGCCTCCAGCTCATCCTCTTCATCGTCGTCATCGCCGCCTTCGTGCAGTTCCTCGAAATGCTCATCGAGCGGGTGAGCCTGGGCCTCTACTACGCCCTCGGCATCTTCCTGCCCCTGATCACCGTGAACTGCGCAGTGCTGGGCGCGGCCCTGTTCATGACCAACCGCAACTACGGCGTGGCCGAGGGGCTGGTGTTCGGCTTCGGCTCGGGCTTCGGCTGGATGCTCGCCATCGTGCTTATGGCCGGCATCCGCGAGCGGCTCAAGAACGCGCAAATCCCCGCCGCCCTCGAAGGGCCGGGCATCACGCTCATCATCGCGGGCATCATCGCCCTGGGCTTCGTGGGCTTCAGCGGCATGGTGCAGCCGTAG
- a CDS encoding Rnf-Nqr domain containing protein → MASTVAQAKKAFVTELWDDNPIFRQVLGICSSLAVTNLMFNTLLMCLGLVWATAMTSLTVSALRRYTPQRVRMIVQVLLAAVYVIVVDIVFRAQFPDIHRVIGPYVGLIITNCIIMGRAEAFASKNPVLPSLLDGIGAGLGYSGILMTVALLREVLGFGSVFGVALPGRAVWWQSWTIMVMPPGAFFVLALMVWAARAHALRLDAARKAKEAKK, encoded by the coding sequence ATGGCTTCGACGGTTGCACAGGCGAAGAAGGCGTTCGTGACGGAGCTGTGGGACGACAACCCCATCTTCCGCCAGGTGCTGGGGATCTGCTCGTCGCTGGCCGTCACCAACCTGATGTTCAACACGCTCCTGATGTGCCTCGGCCTCGTGTGGGCCACGGCCATGACGAGCCTGACCGTCAGCGCGCTGCGCCGCTACACGCCCCAGCGCGTCCGCATGATCGTCCAGGTGCTGCTGGCGGCGGTCTACGTGATCGTGGTGGACATTGTGTTCCGCGCGCAGTTCCCCGACATTCACCGGGTCATCGGGCCCTACGTGGGGCTGATCATCACCAACTGCATCATCATGGGCCGGGCCGAGGCGTTCGCGTCCAAGAACCCCGTGCTGCCGTCGCTGCTCGACGGCATCGGGGCGGGCCTGGGCTACTCGGGCATCCTGATGACGGTGGCGCTCCTCCGCGAGGTGCTCGGCTTCGGCAGCGTGTTCGGCGTGGCGCTGCCGGGCCGCGCCGTGTGGTGGCAGTCGTGGACGATCATGGTGATGCCGCCGGGCGCATTCTTCGTGCTGGCCCTGATGGTGTGGGCAGCGCGCGCGCACGCTCTGCGCCTCGACGCCGCCCGCAAGGCCAAGGAGGCGAAGAAGTGA
- a CDS encoding FMN-binding protein, whose product MKLNVNSPLYVLGFTTAISVVLTAAITSLQVATAAKVRQNEALREERALVSVFGLGDVAAMSPAEIAAVARQRVERGTAVRDPETGRAFDVFRVRAAPGGSVEARAFRFAGTGFWARITGLVALTPDLRRVTGLVFLDQAETPGLGGRIMEKEFQDQFKGLNVAPPAAGAKFLYVGGGAPAGPSDPRAGRYVDAITGATQTSLAVGRFLDENLRQFHRAMARARE is encoded by the coding sequence ATGAAGCTCAACGTGAACAGCCCGCTCTACGTCCTCGGCTTCACGACGGCCATCTCGGTGGTGCTCACGGCGGCGATCACCTCGCTCCAGGTGGCCACCGCGGCCAAGGTGCGCCAGAACGAGGCGCTCCGCGAGGAGAGGGCGCTGGTGAGCGTGTTCGGCCTCGGCGACGTGGCGGCGATGAGTCCCGCCGAGATCGCGGCCGTCGCGCGGCAGCGGGTGGAGCGCGGGACGGCGGTCCGCGACCCCGAGACGGGGCGGGCGTTCGACGTGTTTCGCGTGCGGGCCGCGCCCGGGGGGAGCGTGGAGGCGAGAGCCTTTCGCTTCGCGGGCACAGGCTTCTGGGCGCGGATCACGGGCCTCGTGGCCCTCACGCCCGACCTCCGCCGGGTCACGGGCCTCGTGTTCCTCGACCAGGCCGAAACCCCCGGCCTCGGCGGCCGCATCATGGAGAAGGAGTTCCAGGACCAGTTCAAGGGCCTGAACGTCGCGCCGCCGGCCGCGGGGGCCAAGTTCCTCTACGTCGGCGGCGGCGCGCCGGCGGGCCCGAGCGACCCGCGCGCCGGCCGCTACGTGGATGCGATCACGGGCGCGACGCAGACGTCGCTCGCCGTGGGCCGCTTCCTGGACGAGAATCTGCGGCAGTTCCATCGGGCGATGGCGCGCGCACGGGAATGA